One window from the genome of Alnus glutinosa chromosome 13, dhAlnGlut1.1, whole genome shotgun sequence encodes:
- the LOC133854351 gene encoding thaumatin-like protein: MSLSKNLSILFFLSITLCFSLAHAARFDVRNSCPFTVWAAAIPGGGKQLNRGQIWSFNVNAGTEGARIWGRTGCVFNAAGRGKCQTGDCAGLLQCQAFGNAPNTLAEYALNQYNNMDFYDISLVEGYNVPMEFSPTSNGCTRGIRCTSDINGQCPAELRAPGGCNNPCTVYKTDQYCCSSGSCGPTGFSRFFKDRCRDAFSYPQDDQTSTFMCPGGSNYEVVFCP; the protein is encoded by the coding sequence ATGAGTCTCTCCAAAAATCTATCCattttgttcttcctttcaatcACCCTCTGCTTCAGTCTAGCCCATGCAGCTAGATTTGATGTAAGAAACAGTTGCCCCTTCACAGTTTGGGCCGCAGCAATACCAGGTGGTGGCAAGCAGCTCAATCGAGGTCAAATATGGAGCTTTAACGTTAATGCCGGAACAGAAGGGGCTCGCATTTGGGGTCGAACAGGCTGCGTTTTCAATGCTGCAGGACGTGGCAAATGCCAGACCGGTGACTGCGCCGGGCTTCTCCAATGCCAAGCCTTTGGTAATGCCCCAAACACCCTTGCCGAATATGCTCTAAACCAATACAACAACATGGACTTCTACGATATCTCGCTTGTTGAAGGGTATAATGTTCCTATGGAGTTTAGCCCCACGTCTAATGGATGCACTCGTGGAATAAGATGTACTTCTGATATCAACGGGCAGTGCCCCGCTGAGTTGAGGGCCCCCGGAGGCTGTAACAACCCCTGCACCGTGTACAAGACCGACCAATATTGCTGCAGTTCTGGAAGCTGTGGCCCTACAGGCTTTTCCAGATTCTTCAAAGATCGCTGCCGCGATGCTTTTAGTTACCCCCAGGATGACCAAACAAGCACATTCATGTGCCCAGGTGGTTCTAACTACGAGGTTGTCTTCTGCCCTTGA